Proteins from a genomic interval of Schistocerca serialis cubense isolate TAMUIC-IGC-003099 chromosome 11, iqSchSeri2.2, whole genome shotgun sequence:
- the LOC126427314 gene encoding uncharacterized protein K02A2.6-like, which yields MAGQTNREWVATLQGLTRDCAFECDCGLPYSDTMVRDAIAQNVSDVRIREQILKLVNPSLQQVIDILDRQDTLDFAQESFETSPAVCCINRPAGRAAQNANRPSRTSAQLRPSSQTRVPRKHAPAVKSCPRCATRHSREHCPSRQAICFFCNRKGHVQSVCQKKLRSDTTNHSRPFASRRNRTKDTQAREPSPMDIHVVHATPPSVSLSNSDCVRPTKSVRRRRRQSRHVASDSVPVSVQVAQNSRSCRQQDNKLFVDLDFAGQVIPFQLDTGAAVSLLNHATYKQLGAPPLRAAKVQLTSYSGQHIPVLGQCSLLATYKGQTKLVSFYVLRSSAAVNLFGLDLFQLFNLSIVNQVLSVNQTVPSASLSSLCEEFADIFAPGLGCAKNYEAQLELKVNAQPKFFRARNVPHALRDEVARTLNDLESQGVIERVQASLWASPLVILQKPSGKLRLCVDFKATVNPQLVTATFPLPRPEDLFDKLCPGKYFSKLDLADAYLQIPVDEESQRVLVVNTHLGLYRFKRLPFGCASAPALFQQYLQTICASVPTAANYLDDIVISGKTEAEHLQNLRTLFQVLRQNGLRLRKDKCVFFARDLPYLGHVINAQGIHPSPEHLRAIQDLPSPQNLKQLQSVLGKINYYHNFIPHASSISAPLHRLRRKGVPFVWSTECERAFRQLKSALLSNTCLTPFDPQKPLLLMVDASDFEIGAVLAHKVGSHDRPIAFASKLLSSAQRNYSQIETEALALVFGVTKFHDFLYGRHFTIITDHKPLTSLFHPNKPVPPRTAQKFIRWSLFLSQYRYDILYRSTAQHGNADALSRLPVAEDKAFDSSELACMFIDAETADVVDSFPIDFRRVATATAADPVLATILRFVATQWPLSKSRIEDPMVRRFFAHKARLFVRRGVLLLRSDNDQSRVVVPRSLQSSVLKLLHQGHWGIVRTKQLARQHCTWFGIDAAITNMCSSCMACAAQQSAPPRKFFAWPKATSPWQRLHIDFAGPFWNARWLVVVDSFSNFLFVVRMSSTTSSATIQALSPIFCVEGLPQTIVSDNGPQFMSAEFQSFCKANGIQHLTSAPFSPQSNGATERLARTFKSQMLKLKESHSREDALLIFLSSYRSQPRDGRSPAELLHGRPHRTLMSLLHPPHQVPVQRQTPAFAPGDAVFYRNYRGSRRWLAGRILRCLGRAMYLVLGASGEVRRHLNQLRLCRRLGSAAPRLLSATEPSGQRPGDPSTGSPHPQVLPTMPSILPHGVAPPPPPPPPAQPAADASLQPPSASLGPAPPIASRDQLSSAMELLPAPDHMASSRVGYPDAMEVDPSATHVSLRAHTPHVDVHPGVGFQAFPSSSRTEWPGAGGTASPVVWLPTSSHTSTWGPPHGGRKPYNTTVHRFAGQECGVTARHHTC from the coding sequence atggccggtcaaactaatagggagtgggttgcaactttgcaaggccttactagggactgcgcatttgaatgtgactgtggccttccttattcagatacaatggtgcgtgatgcaatagcacagaacgtttctgatgttcgcataagggaacagattttgaaactggtcaatccctcccttcaacaagtgatagacatattggataggcaagacacacttgactttgctcaggaatcatttgaaacttcgccagctgtgtgttgcattaaccggcccgccgggcgcgcggcACAGAACGCTAACcggccctcgcgcacgtccgcacagctgcggcCTAGCTCACAAACACGTGTGCCGCGAAAGCACGCACCTGcagtaaaatcatgcccgcggtgtgcaactagacattcgcgtgaacattgcccgtcacgccaagctatttgctttttctgcaataggaaaggacatgttcaaagtgtttgccagaaaaagcttcgaTCGGACACtaccaaccattccaggccctttgcttcgcgccggaatcgaaccaaggacactcaggctcgggaaccttcgcccatggacattcatgttgttcatgccactccgcccagtgtttctctctctaacagtgactgtgttcgtcccacaaaaagtgtgcgtcgacgtcgacggcaatcccgtcacgtcgcaagtgattctgtaccagtgtctgttcaagttgcacaaaacagtcgctcttgtcgtcagcaggacaataaactttttgtagatttggactttgcCGGAcaagtgataccgttccagctcgataccggagctgcagtttcattgctcaatcacgccacgtacaaacaactgggcgccccgccgttgcgtgccgcaaaagttcagctcactagttattcaggacagcatatccctgtgttagggcaatgcagccttcttgcaacatacaagggacaaacaaaacttgtgtcattttacgttcttcgttcttctgctgcagtgaacttgtttggtttagatttatttcaattgtttaacttgtcaatagtgaatcaggtcctatcagtgaaccagactgtgccttcagccagtctttctagtctatgtgaggaatttgcagacatttttgcaccgggccttggttgcgctaagaactatgaagcacagtTGGAACTCAAAGTCAACGCCCAACCGaagtttttcagagcgcgcaatgttccccacgcattgcgtgatgaggtcgcaagaacattaaacgatttagaatcccaaggtgtaattgaacgtgtgcaggcttctctctgggcctcacccttagtcattttgcaaaaaccttccggaaaattgagactttgcgtggacttcaaggcaacagtgaatccacaactagtgactgctacttttcctttgccccgcccggaagatctttttgacaaactgtgcccgggaaaatatttttcaaagttggacctagcagatgcgtacttgcaaataccggtggacgaagaatcccagcgcgtattggtggttaacacgcatcttggattgtacagattcaaaagactgccattcgggtgtgcatccgcccctgcattgtttcagcaatatttacaaactatttgtgcgtcggtccctactgcagcaaactatctggacgatatagtgatctccggaaagacggaagcggaacatttacaaaatctccgaacattatttcaggtcttgcgacagaatggtcttcgcttgaggaaggacaaatgtgtgttttttgctcgtgacttgccgtatctgggacatgtcataaatgcccaaggcatccatccgagtccagagcacctccgtgccatacaggacttgccttcgccgcagaatttgaagcagctacagagtgtgttgggaaaaataaattactaccataACTTCAttccgcatgcctcttccatttcagctccgcttcatcgcttacgccgtaaaggtgttccgttcgtctggtcgacggaatgcgaacgcgcctttcgccaattgaaatcggcgttgctttcaaatacttgccttacgccattcgatccccagaaaccccttttgttgatggtagatgcatcggatttcgagatcggtgctgtgcttgcgcacaaagttggttcgcatgatcgccctattgcctttgcgtccaaattgctctcgtcagcgcaacgaaattattcccagatagagacagaagctttggctctcgtgtttggtgttacaaagtttcacgatttcttgtatggtcgtcactttaccatcattacagaccacaaacctttgacatcgctttttcatccgaacaagcctgtacctccgcgtaccgcgcagaaattcattcgctggtctcttttcctctcgcagtaccgctacgatatcttgtatcggtccactgctcagcacggaaacgcagatgcgttgtcccgtttgcctgttgccgaggataaagcattcgattcttccgaacttgcttgcatgttcattgatgcggaaactgctgacgtggtcgactcgtttccgattgattttcgtcgtgtagctacagcaactgctgctgaccctgtccttgctaccattttgcgttttgttgctacgcaatggcccttgtcgaagtcgcggatcgaggatccgatggttcgccgattttttgctcacaaggcgagactttttgtacgacgtggtgttttgttgttgcgttctgataatgatcagtctagggtcgtggtcccacgttcgttacagtcctctgtcttaaagcttctccaccaaggacattggggtatagtgcgtacgaaacaacttgctcgtcagcactgtacttggttcggaatcgatgctgcgattacgaatatgtgctcttcttgcatggcgtgtgccgcacaacaatccgcgccaccgcggaaattctttgcatggccaaaagccacttccccttggcaacgcttacacatagattttgctggtccattctggaatgctcgatggttggttgttgtcgattccttcagtaattttctttttgttgtccggatgtcttccacgacgtcttctgccaccatccaagcgttgtctcctATCTTTTGCgtggaaggtcttccacagactattgtttccgacaatggcccacaattcatgtccgcagaatttcagtcattctgcaaggcgaatggtattcaacatctgacatccgcgccgttttcgcctcagtcaaacggtgccactgaacgattggcccggactttcaagtcacagatgttgaagttgaaagagtcgcattctcgggaggacgcgttgttgatctttctgtcttcgtatcgctctcagccccgcgatggtcgctcgccggctgagttgcttcacggtcgtcctcatcgaaccttgatgtctttgctgcatccgccgcatcaggtacctgtgcagcggcagactcctgcttttgctcctggcgacgctgtattctatcgcaactatcgcggttcacggcgttggctcgcagggcgcattcttcgctgcctcggccgcgcgatgtatttggttttgggggcctctggtgaggtgcgtcggcatctcaatcagctgcgcctctgtcgtcgcctgggttctgccgctccccgtctgctttcagcgacggagccgtccggtcagcgccctggggacccatctactggctcgcctcatccccaggtgttaccgacgatgccttccattttgccccatggcgtcgcgccgccgccgccgccgccgccgccggcgcagcCCGCAgcggacgcttcgctgcagccgccatccgcctccctgggtcccgcgccgccgatcgcttcccgtgaccagctgtcctccgccatggaactcttgcccgctccggaccacatggcgtcatcgcgcgtcggataccccgacgcaatggaggtcgatccTTCGGCCACTcatgtctcattacgggcgcatacgccgcatgttgacgtgcaccctggagtgggtttccaggcgtttcctagctcctctcggaccgaatggccgggtgcgggtggcacagcctcgcctgttgtttggctccccacctcatcgcatacgtcaacatggggccctccccacggcgggcggaagccttataacacgaccgttcaccgatttgcggggcaggaatgtggtgtcaccgccagacaccacacttgctag